The following coding sequences are from one Mycolicibacterium aichiense window:
- a CDS encoding SOS response-associated peptidase, producing the protein MCGRFAVTTDPALLAEKIHAIDEATEAAKEARGPNYNVAPTATVATVVSRHDDPDDTPTRRVRLMRWGLVPPWVKATADGTPDNKGPLLINARAEKVTSSPAFRASAKSKRCLVPMDGYYEWKPNPDAPAGKKARKTPYFMFRADGEPLFMAGLWSVWRAGDDSAEASPLLTCTIITTDAVGELAEIHDRMPLVLDEADWDRWLNPDQPADADLLSAPPDIAGIDLREVSTLVNSVRNNGPELIEPADPHNQPVGLF; encoded by the coding sequence ATGTGCGGACGATTCGCGGTGACCACCGACCCGGCACTGCTGGCCGAGAAGATCCACGCCATCGACGAAGCCACCGAGGCGGCGAAGGAGGCGCGCGGGCCCAACTACAACGTCGCGCCCACCGCCACCGTCGCCACGGTGGTCAGCAGGCACGACGATCCGGACGACACCCCGACCCGTCGGGTCCGGTTGATGCGCTGGGGTCTGGTGCCGCCGTGGGTGAAGGCGACCGCCGACGGAACACCCGACAACAAGGGCCCACTGCTGATCAACGCCCGCGCTGAAAAGGTCACCAGTTCGCCGGCGTTCCGCGCGTCGGCGAAGAGCAAGCGTTGCCTGGTCCCGATGGACGGCTACTACGAGTGGAAGCCCAATCCGGACGCCCCGGCAGGAAAGAAGGCGCGCAAGACGCCGTACTTCATGTTCCGTGCGGACGGCGAGCCACTGTTCATGGCGGGACTGTGGTCGGTATGGCGAGCCGGCGACGATTCGGCCGAGGCGTCGCCGCTGTTGACGTGCACGATCATCACCACCGACGCCGTGGGGGAGCTTGCCGAGATCCACGACCGGATGCCGCTGGTGCTCGACGAGGCGGACTGGGACCGCTGGCTGAACCCCGATCAGCCTGCCGACGCCGACCTGTTGTCGGCACCGCCCGACATCGCCGGTATCGATCTGCGCGAGGTCTCCACCCTGGTGAACAGCGTCCGCAACAACGGTCCGGAGCTCATCGAGCCGGCCGATCCACACAACCAACCGGTTGGCCTGTTCTAG
- a CDS encoding ferredoxin reductase → MAKNQVKISANVVDTVRPKVAGEGRNPAIDAVRALFGRITTPLLPDDYLKLANPLWSARELRGRVVEVRRETEDSATLVIKPGWGFTFDYQAGQYIGIGLLVDGRWRWRSYSLTSSPHADGAGRSRTITITVKAMPEGFLSTHLVGGVTPGTIVRLAAPQGNFVMPDPAPASVLFLTGGSGITPVMSMLRTLERRDQIGAPGHIVHIHSAPTESDVMFAGELAALAREHDGYRLTVRTTRTEGRLDLGRLDDVVPDWRERQTWACGPEGMLTEAEKTWQAAGVGDRLHLERFAASRTATHGEGGTVTFGRSGKSVSVDAATSLMEAGEQAGLRMPFGCRMGICQSCVVPLVEGHVRDLRTGVEHEPGTRIQTCISAASGDCVVDV, encoded by the coding sequence ATGGCGAAGAACCAGGTCAAGATCAGTGCGAACGTGGTCGATACCGTGCGACCGAAGGTGGCCGGTGAGGGACGCAATCCCGCGATCGACGCGGTGCGGGCGCTGTTCGGGCGGATCACCACGCCCCTGCTGCCCGATGATTATCTGAAGCTGGCCAACCCGCTGTGGTCGGCGCGGGAACTGCGCGGCCGGGTGGTCGAGGTCCGGCGGGAGACCGAGGATTCGGCGACCCTGGTGATCAAACCGGGGTGGGGGTTCACCTTCGATTACCAGGCCGGCCAGTACATCGGCATCGGCCTGCTGGTGGACGGCCGCTGGCGGTGGCGGTCGTATTCGCTGACGTCGAGCCCGCACGCCGACGGCGCCGGTCGCTCGCGCACCATCACGATCACCGTGAAGGCGATGCCGGAGGGCTTCTTGTCGACCCACTTGGTCGGCGGGGTCACTCCCGGCACGATCGTGCGCCTGGCGGCGCCGCAGGGCAACTTCGTGATGCCCGACCCGGCTCCGGCATCGGTGTTGTTCTTGACGGGCGGCTCCGGAATCACCCCGGTCATGTCGATGCTGCGGACGCTGGAGCGCCGCGATCAGATCGGCGCGCCGGGACATATCGTCCATATTCATTCGGCCCCAACCGAATCCGACGTGATGTTCGCCGGTGAGCTCGCAGCGCTGGCCCGCGAGCACGACGGATACCGGCTGACCGTCCGTACCACCCGCACCGAGGGGCGGCTGGACCTGGGCCGGCTCGATGATGTGGTCCCGGACTGGCGAGAGCGCCAGACGTGGGCCTGCGGTCCGGAGGGGATGCTCACCGAGGCCGAGAAGACGTGGCAGGCCGCCGGCGTCGGTGATCGCTTGCATCTGGAGCGGTTCGCGGCGTCTCGGACGGCTACCCATGGTGAGGGTGGCACCGTGACGTTCGGCCGTAGTGGCAAGTCCGTGTCGGTGGACGCGGCGACGTCTTTGATGGAAGCCGGCGAGCAGGCCGGGTTGCGGATGCCGTTCGGCTGCCGGATGGGCATCTGCCAGTCGTGTGTGGTCCCTCTGGTGGAGGGCCATGTGCGCGACTTGCGCACGGGTGTGGAGCACGAGCCGGGCACCCGGATCCAGACGTGTATTTCGGCCGCTTCGGGTGACTGTGTGGTCGACGTCTGA
- a CDS encoding aldo/keto reductase: MSTVPNLTLNDGTTIPQLGFGVFQIKPDETASAVRTALEIGYRHIDTAEMYQNEKGVGQGVRDFGIDRGEVYITSKLNNGYHKPDDARRAFDGTIEALGFDYVDLFLIHWPLPGLYDGDFVSTWKVLEEFKNDGRARSIGVSNFQIHHLETLARDTETVPAVNQIEVHPYFANDELRAYGTDHTILTEAWSPIAQGAVLGDPVIGKIAERLGKSPAQVTLRWHIERGDIVFPKSVTPERIKENLEIFDFELSDDDIDAITALDKGEAGRQGPNPDDFNWIPD; this comes from the coding sequence ATGAGCACCGTTCCGAATCTGACACTCAACGACGGCACCACGATTCCGCAGCTGGGTTTCGGTGTCTTCCAAATCAAGCCCGATGAGACCGCGTCCGCGGTGCGAACCGCGCTCGAAATCGGCTATCGCCACATCGACACCGCCGAGATGTACCAGAACGAAAAGGGTGTCGGGCAGGGCGTCCGGGACTTCGGCATCGACCGCGGCGAGGTGTACATCACCAGCAAGCTCAACAACGGCTATCACAAGCCCGACGACGCGCGGCGCGCGTTCGACGGCACGATCGAGGCACTGGGCTTCGACTACGTCGACCTGTTCCTGATCCACTGGCCGCTGCCGGGACTCTACGACGGCGACTTCGTCTCCACGTGGAAGGTGTTGGAAGAGTTCAAGAACGACGGCCGGGCCCGCAGCATCGGCGTCTCCAACTTCCAGATCCACCATCTGGAGACCCTGGCCCGCGACACCGAGACGGTGCCCGCCGTCAACCAGATCGAGGTGCACCCGTACTTCGCCAACGACGAACTGCGCGCGTACGGCACCGACCACACCATCCTCACCGAGGCCTGGTCACCGATCGCCCAGGGCGCGGTGCTCGGCGATCCGGTGATCGGCAAGATCGCCGAGCGCCTCGGCAAGAGCCCCGCCCAGGTGACGCTGCGCTGGCATATCGAGCGCGGCGACATCGTCTTCCCGAAATCCGTTACCCCCGAGCGGATCAAGGAGAACCTGGAGATCTTCGACTTCGAGCTGAGCGACGACGACATCGACGCCATCACCGCCCTCGACAAGGGTGAGGCCGGCCGGCAGGGTCCGAACCCGGACGACTTCAACTGGATCCCGGACTAG
- a CDS encoding DUF6912 family protein, with the protein MRVYIPATLAMLQQLVADGSLQPLSGTAFAVTPTLRESYAEGDDEELAEVAIGEAALASLRLLAAESERADAELPLRRAVLIADADATPRPDLDDAVVRVSGRVNLDQVVAAYVDNSGAEPAVKAAIAVIDDADLGDEDAEFVVGDAADHPLAWYGTQELPFLLELL; encoded by the coding sequence ATGCGGGTCTATATCCCAGCCACTTTGGCCATGCTGCAACAGCTGGTCGCCGACGGGTCGTTGCAGCCGTTGAGCGGGACGGCGTTCGCCGTGACGCCGACGTTGCGGGAGTCCTACGCCGAGGGCGACGACGAGGAGCTGGCCGAGGTCGCGATCGGGGAGGCCGCGCTGGCGTCGCTGCGGCTGCTGGCCGCCGAATCCGAACGCGCCGACGCAGAGTTGCCGCTGCGCCGCGCGGTTCTGATCGCCGACGCGGATGCGACCCCGCGACCCGATCTCGACGATGCGGTGGTGCGGGTCAGCGGCAGGGTGAACCTGGATCAGGTGGTTGCGGCCTATGTCGACAATTCCGGAGCCGAGCCGGCGGTGAAGGCTGCGATCGCGGTGATCGACGACGCCGATCTGGGCGACGAGGATGCCGAATTCGTCGTCGGCGACGCTGCGGACCATCCCCTGGCCTGGTACGGGACCCAGGAGCTGCCGTTCCTGCTCGAATTGCTCTGA
- a CDS encoding aldehyde dehydrogenase family protein, which produces MTAVEPKADKATITVHNPADGRVAGSVPVDGPDAVAAKARELRLFQTEWEEIGPRGRKTWMFKWQDWILDNADHLTEVLMSESGKSRNDASLEPVAIADSIKYWAGNAEAFLADAHPKPHSPLYKIKKLTTRYRPYQVVGIIEPWNFPLAMLALDVVPALAAGAAVLLKPSEVTPLSAVEFARGWTEVGAPPVLSLATGYGETGAAVINNADYVHFTGSTATGRKVAVACAERLIPFSLELGGKDPAIVLADADIDRAANGIAWGGMFNSGQVCISVERVYVEAPVYDEFIGKLTANVRNLAQGQEDSGFKYDTGAMATAAQRDIVDGHVKDAVAAGARVLTGGKPTGVGTFYQPTVLAEVTPTMSCIAEETFGPTLPVVKVADEEEAIRLANDSKYGLSATVWTGDIERGERVARRLECGAVNINDALTNVFCPSLPMGGWKDSGIGYRAGGPSGLIKFCRQQAITAPRIPTQKSELVWYSSSRRQGRIALAAMRAFAGNGVRRFGLRPKN; this is translated from the coding sequence ATGACCGCCGTCGAGCCCAAAGCCGACAAGGCCACGATCACCGTGCACAACCCGGCCGACGGCCGCGTCGCCGGTTCCGTGCCGGTCGACGGTCCGGACGCCGTCGCCGCGAAGGCCCGAGAGCTGCGGTTGTTCCAAACCGAGTGGGAAGAGATCGGCCCGCGCGGACGCAAGACGTGGATGTTCAAGTGGCAGGACTGGATCCTCGACAACGCCGATCACCTCACCGAGGTGTTGATGTCGGAGTCGGGCAAGTCGCGCAACGACGCCAGCCTCGAGCCGGTGGCGATCGCCGACTCGATCAAGTACTGGGCCGGCAACGCCGAGGCGTTCCTGGCCGATGCCCACCCCAAGCCGCACAGCCCGCTGTACAAGATCAAGAAGCTCACCACCCGCTACCGCCCGTACCAGGTGGTCGGGATCATCGAGCCGTGGAACTTCCCGCTGGCGATGCTGGCCCTCGACGTGGTGCCCGCGCTCGCCGCGGGTGCGGCGGTGTTGCTGAAACCGTCTGAGGTGACCCCACTTTCGGCCGTCGAGTTCGCCCGGGGCTGGACCGAGGTCGGCGCGCCGCCGGTGCTCAGCCTCGCGACCGGCTACGGCGAGACCGGCGCCGCGGTGATCAACAATGCCGATTACGTGCACTTCACCGGATCGACCGCCACCGGCCGCAAGGTCGCGGTGGCCTGTGCCGAGCGGCTGATCCCGTTCAGTCTGGAACTCGGCGGCAAGGATCCGGCGATCGTGCTGGCCGACGCCGACATCGATCGCGCCGCCAACGGCATCGCCTGGGGCGGGATGTTCAACTCCGGGCAGGTGTGCATCTCGGTGGAGCGGGTGTACGTCGAGGCTCCGGTGTACGACGAGTTCATCGGCAAGCTCACCGCGAATGTCCGCAATCTCGCTCAGGGGCAAGAAGATTCGGGCTTCAAGTACGACACCGGCGCGATGGCCACCGCGGCCCAACGCGATATCGTCGACGGTCACGTCAAGGACGCCGTCGCCGCCGGCGCTCGGGTGCTGACCGGCGGCAAGCCCACCGGGGTCGGCACGTTCTACCAGCCGACCGTGCTTGCCGAAGTCACCCCGACCATGTCCTGCATTGCCGAGGAGACCTTCGGCCCGACGCTGCCGGTGGTGAAGGTCGCCGACGAGGAGGAGGCCATCCGGTTGGCCAACGACTCCAAGTACGGGTTGTCGGCCACGGTGTGGACCGGCGACATCGAACGCGGTGAGCGGGTGGCCCGGCGCCTGGAGTGCGGCGCGGTCAACATCAACGACGCCCTGACCAACGTTTTCTGCCCGTCGCTTCCGATGGGCGGCTGGAAGGACTCCGGTATCGGCTACCGGGCCGGCGGCCCCAGCGGGCTGATCAAGTTCTGCCGCCAGCAGGCGATCACGGCTCCGCGAATTCCCACGCAGAAGTCCGAGCTGGTCTGGTACTCGTCATCGCGGCGGCAGGGCCGGATCGCGTTGGCGGCGATGCGGGCCTTCGCGGGCAACGGTGTGCGCCGGTTCGGGCTCCGCCCGAAGAACTAG
- the aroA gene encoding 3-phosphoshikimate 1-carboxyvinyltransferase — translation MSTELWAAPSTSSPVHARVTVPGSKSQTNRTLVLAALAAAQGQGDSTISGALRSRDTDLMIGAIAALGIDVSGAGAELAVGGTLDPGTRARIDCGLAGTVLRFVPPLAALSTAVVEFDGDEQARTRPIAPLLDALRGLGVDIDGSGLPFEVHGRGAVTGGTVHIDASSSSQFVSGLLLSGAAFTEGLTVVHTGTSVPSAPHIAMTVAMLREAGVDVDDATINEWRVAPGPIAARHWDVEPDLSNSVPFLAAGVVTGGAVGITGWPSASVQPAETILSILKLLGSAVHQSDSHLEVRGPESYGGFEVDLHDVGELAPAVAALAALAEPGSVSRLTGIAHLRGHETDRLAALSAEISGLGGTCTETDDGLVITATPLHGGTWRSYADHRMAMAGAIIGLRVPGVEVEDIGTTAKTLPEFAALWTEMVGVG, via the coding sequence GTGAGCACCGAGTTGTGGGCAGCGCCGTCAACGTCGTCGCCGGTGCATGCGCGCGTCACCGTGCCCGGCTCGAAATCGCAGACCAACCGCACCCTGGTCCTCGCGGCGCTGGCCGCCGCTCAGGGCCAGGGCGACTCCACGATCAGCGGCGCACTACGCAGCCGGGACACCGATCTGATGATCGGGGCCATCGCGGCCCTCGGTATCGACGTGTCCGGCGCAGGCGCCGAGCTGGCGGTCGGCGGGACGCTCGACCCGGGCACGCGCGCGCGAATCGACTGCGGATTGGCCGGTACCGTCTTGCGGTTCGTGCCGCCGCTGGCCGCGCTGAGTACCGCGGTCGTGGAATTCGACGGTGACGAACAAGCCAGAACGCGGCCCATCGCTCCCCTGCTGGACGCGCTGCGGGGACTCGGCGTCGACATCGACGGCAGCGGTCTGCCGTTCGAGGTCCACGGCCGCGGCGCAGTCACAGGCGGCACGGTGCACATCGACGCGTCGAGCTCGTCGCAGTTCGTCTCGGGCCTGCTGTTGTCCGGGGCAGCCTTCACCGAGGGCCTGACCGTCGTGCACACCGGCACATCGGTGCCCTCGGCTCCGCACATCGCGATGACGGTGGCGATGCTGCGCGAGGCCGGCGTCGACGTCGACGACGCCACCATCAACGAGTGGCGGGTGGCGCCGGGGCCGATCGCGGCCCGGCACTGGGACGTCGAACCGGACCTGTCCAACTCGGTCCCGTTCTTGGCGGCGGGTGTGGTGACCGGCGGAGCGGTGGGAATCACCGGCTGGCCGTCGGCCAGCGTCCAACCCGCCGAGACCATCCTGAGCATCCTCAAGCTTCTGGGATCGGCTGTGCACCAGTCAGATTCGCATCTGGAGGTGCGAGGGCCCGAATCCTACGGCGGCTTCGAGGTGGACCTGCACGACGTCGGTGAGCTGGCCCCCGCGGTGGCGGCACTGGCCGCTCTGGCCGAACCGGGCTCGGTGTCGCGACTGACCGGCATCGCCCATCTGCGCGGCCACGAGACCGACCGGTTGGCAGCGCTGAGCGCCGAGATCAGCGGGCTCGGCGGCACCTGCACCGAGACCGACGACGGCCTGGTGATCACCGCGACACCGCTGCACGGGGGCACCTGGCGTTCGTATGCCGATCACCGAATGGCGATGGCCGGGGCCATCATCGGGCTGCGGGTGCCCGGTGTCGAGGTCGAGGACATCGGGACGACCGCCAAGACGCTGCCGGAATTCGCGGCACTGTGGACCGAGATGGTGGGGGTCGGTTGA
- a CDS encoding WS/DGAT/MGAT family O-acyltransferase, with protein sequence MVTRLSASDASFYHLENTSTPMYVGSLAIVRKPRAGLSYDTLLETVERRLPQIRRYRQKVREVTFGLARPVWVDDPDFDITYHVRRSALPSPGSDSQLHELIARLGSRPLDRSRPLWEMYLIEGLSKNRLAIYTKSHQALVNGMAALEIGHVIADRTQKPPTFGEDIWIPGREPTNGQLLLGAVGEWLARPRMQMQAVTSAVGDLARNSGEVADLARRLTDVARTVARGTAPSSPLNTKVSRNRRFTVAVGSLADYRLVRSRYDCDVNDVVLAVIAGALRNWLLSRGEPVTTSSTVRAMVPTSVYPEAVLESSGPGQAISEVAPFLVDLPVGEGNAVVRLSQIAHTTESHSAAASLVDARTILTLSGFAPPTLHAMGTRVATQFSARQFNLLITNVPGPQSQMYVAGAKLLETYAVPPLLHNQVLAIGVTSYCGMLYFGIHADRDAMSDVDVLPTLLAESLEELLEAARQT encoded by the coding sequence ATGGTGACTCGACTGTCAGCGTCGGACGCCTCGTTCTATCACCTGGAGAACACCTCCACCCCGATGTACGTCGGCTCCCTGGCGATCGTGCGCAAGCCGCGCGCCGGGTTGAGCTACGACACCCTGCTGGAGACCGTCGAACGCCGGCTGCCGCAGATCCGGCGCTATCGGCAGAAGGTCCGCGAGGTCACCTTCGGGCTGGCGCGTCCGGTCTGGGTCGACGACCCGGACTTCGACATCACCTATCACGTCCGGCGCTCGGCGCTGCCGTCGCCGGGAAGCGACTCGCAGCTGCACGAGCTCATCGCCAGGTTGGGGTCCCGCCCACTGGATCGGTCCCGGCCGCTGTGGGAGATGTATTTGATCGAGGGGCTGTCCAAGAACCGGCTGGCCATCTACACGAAATCGCATCAGGCGCTGGTGAATGGGATGGCAGCGCTGGAGATCGGGCACGTCATCGCCGACCGCACCCAGAAGCCGCCGACGTTCGGCGAGGACATCTGGATCCCGGGCCGCGAACCCACCAACGGCCAGCTGCTGCTCGGCGCGGTCGGGGAGTGGCTGGCCCGGCCCCGGATGCAGATGCAGGCGGTCACCTCCGCTGTCGGCGACCTGGCCCGCAACAGCGGGGAAGTGGCCGATCTGGCGCGGCGGCTGACCGACGTGGCGCGCACCGTGGCCCGCGGCACCGCGCCGAGTAGTCCCCTGAACACCAAGGTGTCGCGCAATCGGCGCTTTACCGTGGCCGTCGGTTCCCTCGCGGACTACCGGCTGGTGCGTTCGCGCTACGACTGCGACGTGAACGACGTGGTCCTGGCGGTCATCGCGGGCGCCTTGCGCAACTGGCTGCTCTCGCGCGGCGAACCGGTCACCACCAGCTCCACTGTGCGGGCCATGGTGCCGACGTCGGTGTACCCCGAGGCGGTTCTGGAATCGTCCGGTCCGGGCCAGGCCATCAGCGAGGTCGCCCCGTTCCTGGTCGACCTTCCGGTGGGCGAGGGCAACGCGGTGGTACGGCTGTCCCAGATCGCCCACACCACCGAGTCGCATTCGGCGGCAGCCAGTCTGGTCGATGCCCGCACGATCCTGACGCTGTCCGGCTTCGCGCCGCCGACCCTGCATGCCATGGGCACCCGGGTCGCCACCCAGTTCTCGGCCCGCCAGTTCAACCTGTTGATCACCAATGTCCCTGGGCCGCAGTCGCAGATGTACGTGGCGGGGGCGAAGCTGCTGGAGACCTACGCGGTGCCGCCGTTGTTGCACAACCAGGTGCTGGCCATCGGCGTCACGTCGTATTGCGGCATGCTCTATTTCGGCATCCACGCCGACCGCGATGCCATGAGCGATGTCGACGTGTTGCCGACGCTGTTGGCCGAATCTCTCGAGGAACTGCTCGAAGCTGCTCGGCAGACGTAG
- a CDS encoding fatty acid desaturase family protein: MAITDVEAFTHLTDADIESLAVELDAVRRDIEDSLGARDARYIRRTIAAQRGLEVAGRLMLAASSKRSAWWAGTVTLGVAKIIENMEIGHNVMHGQWDWMNDPEIHSSSWEWDMSGASKHWRFTHNFMHHKYTNILGMDDDVGYGVIRVTRDAKWKPFNLYGNLLFNTLLAIGFEWGVGLQHLELGKISKGRDDRKATLIRVREFGAKAGRQLLKDYVAYPAITSLSPRATYRSTLTANAVANVIRNVWANAIIFCGHFPDGAEKFTKTDMVGESKGQWYLRQMLGSANIEGSRAMDFMSGNLSYQIEHHLFPDLPSNRYREISIRVRQICDKYDLPYTTGPFLVQYAKTWRTIAKLSLPDKYLRATADDAPETRSERMFAELEPGYAGVDPATGRKRGLKTAIATARQKRRVKRAAKAA, from the coding sequence ATGGCTATTACCGATGTAGAGGCGTTTACGCATCTGACTGACGCGGACATCGAGAGTTTGGCGGTCGAGCTCGACGCCGTCCGCCGCGACATCGAGGATTCCCTGGGCGCGCGGGATGCGCGCTATATCCGCCGCACCATCGCCGCTCAACGCGGTCTCGAGGTCGCCGGGCGGTTGATGCTGGCTGCGAGCTCCAAACGATCGGCCTGGTGGGCGGGCACCGTCACCCTCGGCGTGGCCAAGATCATCGAGAACATGGAGATCGGCCACAACGTCATGCACGGCCAGTGGGACTGGATGAACGATCCCGAGATTCACTCCTCGTCGTGGGAGTGGGACATGAGCGGCGCGTCCAAGCACTGGCGGTTCACCCACAACTTCATGCACCACAAGTACACCAACATCCTCGGCATGGACGACGATGTCGGTTACGGCGTGATCCGGGTGACCAGGGACGCGAAGTGGAAGCCGTTCAACCTATACGGCAACCTGCTGTTCAACACCCTGCTGGCGATCGGCTTCGAATGGGGAGTCGGACTGCAGCACCTGGAGCTCGGCAAGATCTCCAAGGGCCGCGACGATCGCAAGGCCACCCTGATCCGGGTGCGCGAGTTCGGCGCCAAGGCCGGGCGACAACTGCTCAAGGACTACGTCGCCTACCCGGCGATCACGTCGCTGTCGCCGCGCGCCACCTACCGCTCGACACTCACCGCGAACGCCGTGGCCAACGTGATCCGCAATGTGTGGGCCAACGCGATAATCTTCTGCGGCCACTTTCCTGATGGCGCAGAGAAATTCACCAAAACCGACATGGTCGGTGAGAGCAAGGGTCAGTGGTATCTGCGTCAGATGCTGGGCAGCGCCAATATCGAGGGCAGTCGTGCCATGGACTTCATGAGCGGCAACCTGTCGTACCAGATCGAGCACCACCTGTTCCCTGACCTGCCCAGCAACCGGTATCGCGAGATTTCGATCCGGGTGCGCCAGATCTGCGACAAGTACGACCTGCCCTACACAACCGGGCCGTTCCTGGTGCAGTACGCCAAGACCTGGCGCACGATCGCCAAGCTGTCGCTGCCGGACAAGTACCTGCGCGCCACCGCCGACGATGCACCCGAAACCCGCAGTGAGCGGATGTTCGCCGAACTCGAACCGGGTTATGCCGGTGTCGATCCGGCCACCGGACGCAAGCGCGGTCTCAAGACCGCGATCGCCACTGCTCGTCAGAAGCGACGCGTCAAGCGCGCAGCGAAAGCTGCCTAG
- the ppk2 gene encoding polyphosphate kinase 2, translating to MGKANSDGDVSVKKRNRKIPKDIYEAELFRLQTELVKLQEWVKATGERVVVVFEGRDAAGKGGTIKRITEYLSPRVARIAALPAPTERERGQWYFQRYIEHLPARGEIVLFDRSWYNRAGVEKVMGFCTPQEHTLFLRQCPIFEQMLIDDGVILRKYWFSVSDDEQLRRFKSRRNDPLRRWKLSPMDLESIYRWEDYSRAKDEMMVHTDIPASPWFVVESDDKKHARLNMMAHLLASIDYEQVDQPSVELPKRPMLGNYHRPARELTTYVDDHVSTLLGDSENGA from the coding sequence ATGGGTAAGGCCAACTCCGACGGTGATGTCTCCGTCAAGAAGCGCAACCGCAAGATCCCCAAAGACATTTATGAAGCCGAATTGTTCAGGTTACAAACCGAATTGGTGAAACTGCAGGAGTGGGTCAAGGCCACCGGCGAGCGGGTCGTCGTCGTGTTCGAGGGTCGGGACGCGGCGGGCAAGGGCGGCACGATCAAGCGGATCACCGAGTATCTGAGCCCGCGAGTCGCACGGATCGCGGCGCTGCCCGCGCCGACCGAACGTGAGCGCGGCCAGTGGTACTTCCAGCGCTACATCGAGCACCTGCCCGCCCGCGGTGAGATCGTGCTGTTCGACCGATCCTGGTACAACCGTGCCGGTGTCGAGAAGGTGATGGGATTCTGCACGCCGCAGGAGCACACGCTGTTTCTGCGGCAGTGCCCGATCTTCGAGCAGATGCTGATCGACGACGGGGTCATCCTGCGCAAGTACTGGTTCTCGGTATCCGACGACGAGCAGCTGCGCCGGTTCAAGTCCCGCCGCAACGATCCGTTGCGCCGCTGGAAGCTCAGCCCGATGGACCTCGAGTCCATCTATCGCTGGGAGGACTACTCGCGCGCCAAGGACGAGATGATGGTCCACACCGACATCCCGGCAAGTCCGTGGTTCGTGGTGGAGTCCGACGACAAGAAGCACGCGCGCCTGAACATGATGGCCCATCTACTGGCGAGCATCGACTATGAGCAGGTCGACCAGCCCAGCGTGGAACTGCCCAAACGCCCGATGCTGGGCAACTATCACCGGCCCGCGCGGGAGTTGACGACGTACGTGGACGACCACGTCTCCACCCTGCTCGGGGACAGCGAGAACGGCGCCTGA
- the rsgA gene encoding ribosome small subunit-dependent GTPase A yields the protein MSPREYDESDVKIRSGRGSRPRTKTRPEHADAEAGMVVTVDRGRWGCVLGDDPHRHVTAMRARELGRTPIVVGDQVDVVGDLSGRPDTLARIVRRGERRTVLRRTADDTDPTERVVVANADQLLMVVALADPPPRTGLVDRALIAAYAGGLRPILCLTKTDLMPAESFAEQFADLDLTVLTAGRDDPIDDVENLLAGKVTVLLGHSGVGKSTLVNRLVPQAFRATGEVSGVGKGKHTSTQSVALPLPGGGWVVDTPGIRSFGLAHIEPDDVLKAFSDLAEAIEDCPRGCGHLGPPADPECALDALTGAPARRVAAARRLLSALSDGAAY from the coding sequence TTGAGCCCACGCGAGTACGACGAGTCCGACGTCAAGATCCGGTCGGGCCGTGGCTCGCGTCCGCGCACCAAGACTCGCCCCGAGCACGCCGACGCCGAGGCGGGGATGGTGGTCACCGTCGACCGCGGCCGGTGGGGCTGCGTCCTGGGCGATGATCCGCACCGCCATGTCACCGCGATGCGGGCCCGGGAACTGGGCCGCACCCCGATCGTCGTCGGCGACCAGGTCGATGTCGTCGGCGATCTGAGCGGGCGGCCGGACACGCTGGCCCGGATCGTGCGTCGGGGTGAACGACGAACTGTGTTGCGCCGCACCGCCGATGACACCGATCCGACCGAGCGGGTGGTGGTCGCCAACGCCGACCAGTTGCTGATGGTGGTGGCTCTGGCCGATCCCCCGCCGCGCACCGGCCTGGTGGACCGGGCGCTGATCGCGGCGTACGCCGGCGGGCTGCGGCCGATTCTGTGCCTGACCAAGACCGATCTGATGCCGGCCGAATCGTTCGCCGAGCAGTTCGCCGATCTGGACCTCACCGTGCTGACCGCGGGCCGCGACGACCCGATCGACGACGTCGAGAACCTCCTGGCAGGCAAGGTCACCGTCCTGCTCGGCCACTCCGGGGTCGGAAAGTCCACGTTGGTGAATCGTCTTGTTCCGCAGGCATTTCGAGCCACCGGCGAGGTATCCGGGGTCGGCAAGGGCAAACACACCTCGACGCAGTCGGTGGCGCTGCCGCTGCCGGGAGGCGGCTGGGTGGTCGACACCCCGGGCATCAGATCGTTCGGGCTGGCCCACATCGAGCCCGACGACGTGCTGAAGGCGTTCTCGGATCTGGCTGAGGCGATCGAGGACTGCCCCCGCGGGTGCGGCCACCTGGGCCCGCCGGCCGATCCGGAATGCGCCCTGGACGCGCTCACCGGGGCTCCCGCACGACGGGTCGCCGCAGCCCGACGACTGCTGTCCGCGTTGTCAGACGGCGCGGCGTACTGA